AAAATCATAGCCAGGATTTTCCAGATCTTGTGCCATAGCTAGTCCATCTGGTGTTACAGCAAACCAATCTCCTCGACCTGCTGCTCCGTGATCAAAAAACTCAGATGTAACAGCCATACCGCCCACCTTCGCTCTATCACTTGCCCAATTTAAAAATTGCTGATTTATGTTTTGTAACACGCCAGTTTGATAAAACATCTCTTTTGATAGAGTTGTTTCACCAGAACCATTTTGGTTTGTCTCTTCAGATGTAGTTGAACTCTGTTCAGATATTTCTGTCGTTGAACTTTGTTTTGTTGTTGATTGACTAGCTTCTTCACTAGAACTAGTTTGACTAATTTCCGTCTCGTCATTATTTGAGTTTTGACTACAACCAACCAACACTAAAGATAATAACAATAATGCTACCCATTTTTTCATCATACTCGCCTCATTTTTTATTTTGATAGACTAAGTTTAACACGAAATGATAACCGACTCGATAAAAAAACTAGCATAAGTCAAATAGACTTATGCTAGTGATAGAATTTATTCTTGATTTTTTAACGCTTCTGCAGCGGCCATTTGTGCTTCAATATCACTGATACTATACACATTTTCACTTGCTACACCCACTTCTTTTGGTTCCATGTTACGGTATTTCGCCATACCAGTACCAGCTGGAATGATTTTACCAATGATAACATTTTCTTTCAATCCAAGTAAGTGGTCTTTTTTACCTCTAATTGCAGCATCTGTCAAGACACGAGTTGTTTCCTGGAATGATGCAGCAGATAAGAAACTGTTTGTTTCAAGTGAGGCCTTAGTGATACCTAACAAGACTGGACGTCCAGTTGCAGGTGTTCCACCAGAAACAAGTGTGTTGTAGTTGCGGTCTTTAAATTCACTAATATCAACTAGTGTGCCTGGTAAGATATCTGAATCACCTGGATCCATAACTCTTACTTTACGTAACATTTGACGAACCATAACCTCAACGTGTTTATCTCCGATTTCTACCCCTTGCATACGATAAACTTTTTGTACTTCTTTAAGCAGATAATTTTCAACAGCTAATACATCTTTAACTGTTAATAATTGTTTTGGATCAATTGATCCTTCTGTTAATGGAGTACCACGGTCAATAATATCACCTTCAGCAACTTTCATACGAGAAGTATAAGGCACAGAATATGTTCTTGTATCTGTTGTACCTTTTACTATCACTTCTTTTGTACGATCCGCTTGATCTTCTGTAATTTCGATGACTTCACCAGCTACTTCAGAGATAACAGCTTGTCCTTTAGGATTACGTGCTTCAAAAATCTCTTGGATACGAGGTAAACCTTGAGTAATATCGTCTCCGGCAACCCCACCCGTATGGAATGTACGCATGGTTAACTGAGTACCAGGCTCACCGATTGATTGGGCAGCAATTGTACCAACTGCTTCTCCAACTTCAACTTCAGAACCAGTCGCTAAGTTACGGCCATAACAATGTTTACATACACCATGTTTTGTATTACATGTGAAGACTGAACGAATCGTAATTTGTTCAATACCTGCATCAACTATTTGTTTTGCAATGTCTTCTGTAATGATTTCATTCGCACCAACAATCACTTCTTTTGTTTCAGGATGAATCACTGATTTACGTGTATAACGACCTAACATACGCTCTTCAAGAGTCTCAATGACTTCGTTTCCTTCTTTCATCACCGAAATATCTAAACCACGGTCAGTTCCACAGTCAGTTTCACGAATGATGACATCTTGAGCCACATCAACTAAACGACGAGTTAAGTAACCTGAATCGGCTGTCTTAAGGGCTGTATCGGTCATACCTTTACGAGCACCGTGAGTCGAGATAAACATTTCTAAGACGGTTAACCCTTCACGGAAGTTAGATACGATAGGTAACTCCATGATACGACCATTAGGAGCGGCCATAAGTCCACGCATACCAGCTAACTGAGTAAAGTTGGAGATGTTACCACGGGCCCCAGAATCACTCATCATGAAGATTGGGTTACGTGCATCTAAACTTTCCATTAATTTTGCTTGAATAGCATCTTTTGTTGCATTCCAAATACCAATAACTCGTTCATAACGCTCGTCATCTGTGATTAAACCACGACGGAATTGTTTTGTTACTTTTTCTACTTGGTCATGTGCTTCTTCAATCATTGCTTGTTTTTCATGTAAAACAACGATATCGGCAATCCCTACAGTCATACCTGCATAAGTAGAATGTTTGTAACCTAAGTCTTTCATTCTATCTAACATTTTAGATGTTTCAGTAATTTTGAAACGTTTGAAGACTTCAGCGATAATATTACCAAGATTTTTCTTCTTGAATGGTCCAACTTCTGGTTGTTCTTTGATGAATGCAGGAATGTCTGATCCAGCTTCAACAAAGTATTTATCAGGTGTTTGAACTGTCAAGTTATAATCAGTTGGTTCATTTAAGTAAGGGAATTCTGGAGGCATAATCTCATTAAAGATTGCTTTACCAACAGTTGTTGTTAAAATACGTTCACGCTGCCACTCTGTAAATGGTTTCTCAGGCATTGAGCTTGTTTGTAAACCAATACGAGTATGTAAGTGGACACAACCATTTCTCCATGCTAAAACAACTTCGTCTAAATCACGGAAAATCATTCCTTCACCAATTTGTCCTGACTCTTCCATTGTTAAGTAGTAGTTACCAAGGACCATATCTTGAGATGGTGTAACAACTGGCTTACCATCTTTTGGATTAAGGATGTTTTGAGCAGCAAGCATTAACATACGTGCTTCAGCTTGAGCTTCTTCATTTAATGGAACGTGAACCGCCATTTGGTCCCCATCGAAATCGGCATTGTAAGCCTCACATACTAATGGGTGAAGACGAATTGCGCGTCCTTCAACTAAAACTGGCTCAAAAGCTTGGATACCAAGTCTATGTAGCGTCGGTGCTCGGTTAAGTAATACAGGATGTTCTTTAATAACATCTTCTAATACGTCCCAAACAGCGTCTTCTTGACGTTCGATTTGGCGTTTTGCATTTTTTATGTTGCTTGCAATTTCACGCTTAACTAATTCATGCATCACAAATGGTTTGAATAATTCAATTGCCATTTCTTTTGGCAACCCACATTGATACATTTTTAAGAAAGGTCCAACAACGATAACTGAACGGCCTGAGTAGTCAACACGTTTACCTAATAAGTTTTGACGGAAACGACCTTGTTTCCCTTTCAACATATGAGATAACGATTTAAGTGGACGGTTACCTGGTCCAGTAACTGGACGGCCTCGACGACCATTATCGATCAACGCATCTACCGCTTCTTGAAGCATACGTTTTTCATTTTGAACGATAATTCCTGGTGCATTTAAGTCTAATAAACGTTTCAAACGGT
This genomic stretch from Vagococcus sp. CY52-2 harbors:
- the rpoC gene encoding DNA-directed RNA polymerase subunit beta'; protein product: MIDVNKFESMQIGLASSEKIRSWSYGEVKKPETINYRTLKPERDGLFCERIFGPTKDWECACGKYKRIRYKGIVCDRCGVEVTRSKVRRERMGHIELAAPVTHIWYFKGIPSRMGLVLDMSPRALEEIIYFASYVVTDPGDTNLELKQLLTEREYREKRQQYGQAFKAGMGAEAIKRLLEQVDLEKEVAELKEELKKASGQKRTRAIRRLDILEAFRTSGNDPDWMVMDVVPIIPPDLRPMVQLEGGRFATSDLNDLYRRVINRNNRLKRLLDLNAPGIIVQNEKRMLQEAVDALIDNGRRGRPVTGPGNRPLKSLSHMLKGKQGRFRQNLLGKRVDYSGRSVIVVGPFLKMYQCGLPKEMAIELFKPFVMHELVKREIASNIKNAKRQIERQEDAVWDVLEDVIKEHPVLLNRAPTLHRLGIQAFEPVLVEGRAIRLHPLVCEAYNADFDGDQMAVHVPLNEEAQAEARMLMLAAQNILNPKDGKPVVTPSQDMVLGNYYLTMEESGQIGEGMIFRDLDEVVLAWRNGCVHLHTRIGLQTSSMPEKPFTEWQRERILTTTVGKAIFNEIMPPEFPYLNEPTDYNLTVQTPDKYFVEAGSDIPAFIKEQPEVGPFKKKNLGNIIAEVFKRFKITETSKMLDRMKDLGYKHSTYAGMTVGIADIVVLHEKQAMIEEAHDQVEKVTKQFRRGLITDDERYERVIGIWNATKDAIQAKLMESLDARNPIFMMSDSGARGNISNFTQLAGMRGLMAAPNGRIMELPIVSNFREGLTVLEMFISTHGARKGMTDTALKTADSGYLTRRLVDVAQDVIIRETDCGTDRGLDISVMKEGNEVIETLEERMLGRYTRKSVIHPETKEVIVGANEIITEDIAKQIVDAGIEQITIRSVFTCNTKHGVCKHCYGRNLATGSEVEVGEAVGTIAAQSIGEPGTQLTMRTFHTGGVAGDDITQGLPRIQEIFEARNPKGQAVISEVAGEVIEITEDQADRTKEVIVKGTTDTRTYSVPYTSRMKVAEGDIIDRGTPLTEGSIDPKQLLTVKDVLAVENYLLKEVQKVYRMQGVEIGDKHVEVMVRQMLRKVRVMDPGDSDILPGTLVDISEFKDRNYNTLVSGGTPATGRPVLLGITKASLETNSFLSAASFQETTRVLTDAAIRGKKDHLLGLKENVIIGKIIPAGTGMAKYRNMEPKEVGVASENVYSISDIEAQMAAAEALKNQE